A region from the Canis lupus familiaris isolate Mischka breed German Shepherd chromosome 3, alternate assembly UU_Cfam_GSD_1.0, whole genome shotgun sequence genome encodes:
- the MAN2B2 gene encoding epididymis-specific alpha-mannosidase isoform X7, producing the protein MWSVCWLPVLTQLLLLRFLVAQPVSPIRVFVVPHSHMDVGWIYTVQESLRAYAANVYTTVVEQLMLQKQRRFIAVEQEYFRLWWDGIASYRQKRQVRHLLATRRLEFVIGGQVMHDETVAHFDDQILQLTEGHGFLYETFGIRPRFSWQIDSFGASATTPTLFALAGFHAHVISRIDYALKDTMQNSQGLQFVWRGSPTLSAQQEIFTHVLDQYNYCSEGFNWDGTAVFPNSPPDRVFHPKSVPITWNNINYYVSLLVDNVKERATWFRTPHLLWPWGCDKQFFNASLQFSNMDPLLDFINSNSSKLGISVEYATLADYFEAVQAHNASWRVHTHGDFLPYSSDPFQAWTGFYASRSGLKALARRASALLYAGESMFTRYMWPAPHQHLDPAWALKQLQRLRWAVSEVQHHDAITGTQSPKVRDMYEENLSSGMQGVQELMASIVRDRTPAHSDQEPVGHSAAVYNPLAWTVTTIVTLTVGFSRVSVTDESGQQVAAQIQESKKTQSAYDLHVLTTIPGLSYRYYSIRSTEGTQEETNQLGASLARTSNFGRKKKTPARPRDRHLIHVENDCYTVFLDRDTNLLHSIWERGSNRTVQVTQEFMEYHANADLKYGFVSDNFVFMPIDSAKRPWNSVGMQIVAGKLMTEIRQYFYRKVGDRNHTYAIYSRLAHVPLAQGAELLCRRIEQEYRVGPLELNREAILRTSTSLHNKQVLHSDNNGYQMQRRVFQKYSSNGIARNYYPMAQSAFIEDGRSRLVLLSKQAHGVSSQENGQVEVMLHRRLWNNFDWALDYDLTLNDTSTVYPVLWLLLGPQSLTTRLRQRCGLALQRAPVVLLRELNESAQIFPGSQRQQEAVTLPPSLHLQILSIPGWNYSSNHTEHLQDLQKRHRGKAKADLRRVLLRLHHLYEEGEDPVLSQPVRVNLQAVLQGLGSVGAVEERSLTGTWDGNTLHRWSWRTQEPPHHRGSSRSHSTPLQGTKVTIYPKEIRTFFIHFRSHESLADSVAPGRPQESQKKEDDPGHGKAWRDGG; encoded by the exons gagAGCCTGCGGGCCTATGCTGCCAACGTCTATACCACAGTGGTGGAGCAGCTGATGCTCCAGAAGCAGCGCAGGTTCATCGCGGTGGAGCAGGAGTACTTCCGGCTGTGGTGGGATGGCATCGCCTCCTACAGGCAGAAACGCCAG GTCCGCCATCTCCTGGCCACGAGACGCCTGGAGTTTGTCATCGGGGGCCAGGTCATGCATGATGAGACCGTGGCCCACTTTGATGACCAGATCCTACAGCTCACAG AAGGACACGGCTTCCTGTACGAAACCTTTGGGATCCGGCCAAGGTTCTCCTGGCAAATCGACTCCTTTGGTGCATCTGCCACGACCCCCACCCTATTTGCCCTGGCGGGCTTCCATGCCCACGTCATCTCCCGCATCGACTATGCCCTGAAGGACACCATGCAGAACTCGCAG GGGCTGCAGTTTGTGTGGCGAGGGTCCCCAACCCTATCAGCTCAGCAGGAAATCTTCACGCATGTCTTGGACCAGTACAACTACTGCTC GGAAGGCTTTAACTGGGACGGCACTGCAGTCTTCCCGAACTCACCGCCAGACAGGGTATTTCACCCGAAGTCTGTACCCATCACTTGGAACAATATCAATTACTATGTCAGTCTCCTTGTGGACAATGTGAAGGAGCGAGCCACCTGGTTCCGGACACCGCACCTCCTCTGGCCCTGG GGCTGTGACAAGCAGTTCTTCAACGCGTCGCTGCAGTTCTCCAACATGGACCCGCTGCTGGACTTCATCAACAGTAACTCGTCCAAGCTCGGCATCTCCGTGGAGTACGCCACGCTGGCCGACTACTTCGAGGCGGTGCAGGCTCACAACGCCTCGTGGCGCGTCCACACCCACGGGGACTTCCTGCCCTATTCCTCCG ATCCATTTCAGGCCTGGACGGGCTTCTACGCCTCCCGCAGTGGGCTCAAGGCGCTGGCGAGGCGAGCCAGTGCTCTGTTGTATGCCGGGGAGTCCATGTTCACACGCTACATGTGGCCTGCCCCCCACCAGCACCTGGACCCGGCCTGGGCCCTGAAGCAGCTCCAGAGGCTCCGCTGGGCAGTCTCCGAG GTCCAGCACCATGATGCCATCACTGGGACCCAGAGCCCCAAGGTGAGAGACATGTACGAGGAGAATCTGAGCTCAGGGATGCAGGGTGTGCAGGAACTGATGGCCTCCATCGTCCGTGACAGGACCCCAGCCCACTCGG ACCAGGAACCTGTGGGACACTCTGCCGCGGTCTACAACCCCCTGGCCTGGACGGTCACCACCATTGTTACCCTGACTGTGGGCTTCTCCAGGGTCAGCGTCACAGATGAGTCAGGCCAGCAAGTGGCTGCACAG ATCCAGGAATCAAAGAAGACACAATCTGCATATGACCTGCATGTGCTGACCACAATCCCAGGGCTCAGTTACCGATACTACAGCATCAGGAGCACCGAGGGGACCCAGGAGGAGACGAACCAGTTGGGTGCCAGTCTGGCCAGAACCTCCAACTTTGGCCGCAAGAAAAAGACACCTGCTCGTCCAAGGGACAGGCACCTGATTCACGTGGAGAATGACTGTTATACTGTGTTCCTGGACCGGGACACTAACCTACTGCACAGCATCTGGGAGAG AGGGAGTAACCGCACAGTGCAGGTGACCCAGGAGTTCATGGAATACCATGCCAATGCTGATTTGAAATATGGCTTTGTATCTGATAATTTTGTGTTTATGCCCATCGACTCTGCAAAGCGCCCATGGAACAGTGTGGGAATGCAGATTGTGGCGGGAAAGCTCATGACTGAGATCCGGCAATACTTCTACAG GAAGGTGGGGGACAGGAATCACACATATGCCATCTACTCCCGGCTCGCCCACGTGCCCCTGGCCCAGGGAGCGGAGCTGCTGTGCCGGCGCATCGAGCAGGAGTACCGGGTGGGCCCCTTGGAGCTGAACCGCGAGGCCATCCTGAGGACCAGCACCAGTCTCCACAACAAGCAGGTCCTCCACTCAGACAACAACGGCTACCAGATGCAGCGGAGAGTCTTCCAGAAATACTCGAGCAATGGCATCGCCCGG AATTACTACCCCATGGCTCAGTCCGCCTTCATTGAGGACGGCAGAAGCAGGCTGGTGCTGCTGTCCAAGCAGGCACACGGCGTGTCCAGCCAAGAGAACGGGCAGGTGGAG GTCATGCTCCATCGCCGGCTTTGGAACAATTTTGATTGGGCTCTGGATTATGATCTCACCCTGAATGACACCTCCACTGTCTACCCTGTGCTCTGGCTCCTGCTGGGACCCCAGTCTCTCACCACCCGCCTGCGTCAGAGGTGTGGGCTAGCGCTGCAGCGCGCACCCGTAGTGCTATTAAGAGAGCTGAATG AGTCTGCCCAGATTTTTCCAGGCTCCCAGCGGCAGCAAGAAGCCGTGACCCTGCCCCCAAGTCTTCACCTGCAGATCCTGAGCATCCCGGGCTGGAACTACAGCTCCAACCACACGGAGCACCTGCAGGATCTCCAGAAAC GCCATCGAGGGAAGGCCAAGGCTGACCTTCGCCGTGTCCTGCTGCGGCTCCACCACCTGTATGAGGAAGGCGAAGACCCGGTCCTATCTCAGCCAGTGAGGGTCAATCTGCAG GCTGTGCTGCAGGGGCTGGGGTCCGTGGGGGCAGTGGAGGAGCGCTCACTGACAGGGACCTGGGATGGGAACACACTACACCGCTGGAGCTGGAGGACACAGGAGCCGCCCCACCACAGAG GCAGCTCCAGATCTCACTCAACACCCCTGCAAGGCACCAAGGTCACCATCTACCCGAAGGAAATCCGGACATTTTTTATCCACTTTCGTAGCCATGAGTCCCTGGCAGACTCTGTGGCCCCAGGGAGGCCCCAGGAATCCCAGAAAAAGGAAGACGACCCAGGACATGGAAAAGCATGGAGGGATGGGGGATGA
- the MAN2B2 gene encoding epididymis-specific alpha-mannosidase isoform X9, producing the protein MWSVCWLPVLTQLLLLRFLVAQPVSPIRVFVVPHSHMDVGWIYTVQESLRAYAANVYTTVVEQLMLQKQRRFIAVEQEYFRLWWDGIASYRQKRQVRHLLATRRLEFVIGGQVMHDETVAHFDDQILQLTEGHGFLYETFGIRPRFSWQIDSFGASATTPTLFALAGFHAHVISRIDYALKDTMQNSQGLQFVWRGSPTLSAQQEIFTHVLDQYNYCSEGFNWDGTAVFPNSPPDRVFHPKSVPITWNNINYYVSLLVDNVKERATWFRTPHLLWPWFSNMDPLLDFINSNSSKLGISVEYATLADYFEAVQAHNASWRVHTHGDFLPYSSDPFQAWTGFYASRSGLKALARRASALLYAGESMFTRYMWPAPHQHLDPAWALKQLQRLRWAVSEVQHHDAITGTQSPKVRDMYEENLSSGMQGVQELMASIVRDRTPAHSDQEPVGHSAAVYNPLAWTVTTIVTLTVGFSRVSVTDESGQQVAAQIQESKKTQSAYDLHVLTTIPGLSYRYYSIRSTEGTQEETNQLGASLARTSNFGRKKKTPARPRDRHLIHVENDCYTVFLDRDTNLLHSIWERGSNRTVQVTQEFMEYHANADLKYGFVSDNFVFMPIDSAKRPWNSVGMQIVAGKLMTEIRQYFYRKVGDRNHTYAIYSRLAHVPLAQGAELLCRRIEQEYRVGPLELNREAILRTSTSLHNKQVLHSDNNGYQMQRRVFQKYSSNGIARNYYPMAQSAFIEDGRSRLVLLSKQAHGVSSQENGQVEVMLHRRLWNNFDWALDYDLTLNDTSTVYPVLWLLLGPQSLTTRLRQRCGLALQRAPVVLLRELNESAQIFPGSQRQQEAVTLPPSLHLQILSIPGWNYSSNHTEHLQDLQKPCRGVCFLRDSSWSWEQLSPTHPLNSGSLTIRGFHSFTEQLSPVPGGHRGKAKADLRRVLLRLHHLYEEGEDPVLSQPVRVNLQAVLQGLGSVGAVEERSLTGTWDGNTLHRWSWRTQEPPHHRGSSRSHSTPLQGTKVTIYPKEIRTFFIHFRSHESLADSVAPGRPQESQKKEDDPGHGKAWRDGG; encoded by the exons gagAGCCTGCGGGCCTATGCTGCCAACGTCTATACCACAGTGGTGGAGCAGCTGATGCTCCAGAAGCAGCGCAGGTTCATCGCGGTGGAGCAGGAGTACTTCCGGCTGTGGTGGGATGGCATCGCCTCCTACAGGCAGAAACGCCAG GTCCGCCATCTCCTGGCCACGAGACGCCTGGAGTTTGTCATCGGGGGCCAGGTCATGCATGATGAGACCGTGGCCCACTTTGATGACCAGATCCTACAGCTCACAG AAGGACACGGCTTCCTGTACGAAACCTTTGGGATCCGGCCAAGGTTCTCCTGGCAAATCGACTCCTTTGGTGCATCTGCCACGACCCCCACCCTATTTGCCCTGGCGGGCTTCCATGCCCACGTCATCTCCCGCATCGACTATGCCCTGAAGGACACCATGCAGAACTCGCAG GGGCTGCAGTTTGTGTGGCGAGGGTCCCCAACCCTATCAGCTCAGCAGGAAATCTTCACGCATGTCTTGGACCAGTACAACTACTGCTC GGAAGGCTTTAACTGGGACGGCACTGCAGTCTTCCCGAACTCACCGCCAGACAGGGTATTTCACCCGAAGTCTGTACCCATCACTTGGAACAATATCAATTACTATGTCAGTCTCCTTGTGGACAATGTGAAGGAGCGAGCCACCTGGTTCCGGACACCGCACCTCCTCTGGCCCTGG TTCTCCAACATGGACCCGCTGCTGGACTTCATCAACAGTAACTCGTCCAAGCTCGGCATCTCCGTGGAGTACGCCACGCTGGCCGACTACTTCGAGGCGGTGCAGGCTCACAACGCCTCGTGGCGCGTCCACACCCACGGGGACTTCCTGCCCTATTCCTCCG ATCCATTTCAGGCCTGGACGGGCTTCTACGCCTCCCGCAGTGGGCTCAAGGCGCTGGCGAGGCGAGCCAGTGCTCTGTTGTATGCCGGGGAGTCCATGTTCACACGCTACATGTGGCCTGCCCCCCACCAGCACCTGGACCCGGCCTGGGCCCTGAAGCAGCTCCAGAGGCTCCGCTGGGCAGTCTCCGAG GTCCAGCACCATGATGCCATCACTGGGACCCAGAGCCCCAAGGTGAGAGACATGTACGAGGAGAATCTGAGCTCAGGGATGCAGGGTGTGCAGGAACTGATGGCCTCCATCGTCCGTGACAGGACCCCAGCCCACTCGG ACCAGGAACCTGTGGGACACTCTGCCGCGGTCTACAACCCCCTGGCCTGGACGGTCACCACCATTGTTACCCTGACTGTGGGCTTCTCCAGGGTCAGCGTCACAGATGAGTCAGGCCAGCAAGTGGCTGCACAG ATCCAGGAATCAAAGAAGACACAATCTGCATATGACCTGCATGTGCTGACCACAATCCCAGGGCTCAGTTACCGATACTACAGCATCAGGAGCACCGAGGGGACCCAGGAGGAGACGAACCAGTTGGGTGCCAGTCTGGCCAGAACCTCCAACTTTGGCCGCAAGAAAAAGACACCTGCTCGTCCAAGGGACAGGCACCTGATTCACGTGGAGAATGACTGTTATACTGTGTTCCTGGACCGGGACACTAACCTACTGCACAGCATCTGGGAGAG AGGGAGTAACCGCACAGTGCAGGTGACCCAGGAGTTCATGGAATACCATGCCAATGCTGATTTGAAATATGGCTTTGTATCTGATAATTTTGTGTTTATGCCCATCGACTCTGCAAAGCGCCCATGGAACAGTGTGGGAATGCAGATTGTGGCGGGAAAGCTCATGACTGAGATCCGGCAATACTTCTACAG GAAGGTGGGGGACAGGAATCACACATATGCCATCTACTCCCGGCTCGCCCACGTGCCCCTGGCCCAGGGAGCGGAGCTGCTGTGCCGGCGCATCGAGCAGGAGTACCGGGTGGGCCCCTTGGAGCTGAACCGCGAGGCCATCCTGAGGACCAGCACCAGTCTCCACAACAAGCAGGTCCTCCACTCAGACAACAACGGCTACCAGATGCAGCGGAGAGTCTTCCAGAAATACTCGAGCAATGGCATCGCCCGG AATTACTACCCCATGGCTCAGTCCGCCTTCATTGAGGACGGCAGAAGCAGGCTGGTGCTGCTGTCCAAGCAGGCACACGGCGTGTCCAGCCAAGAGAACGGGCAGGTGGAG GTCATGCTCCATCGCCGGCTTTGGAACAATTTTGATTGGGCTCTGGATTATGATCTCACCCTGAATGACACCTCCACTGTCTACCCTGTGCTCTGGCTCCTGCTGGGACCCCAGTCTCTCACCACCCGCCTGCGTCAGAGGTGTGGGCTAGCGCTGCAGCGCGCACCCGTAGTGCTATTAAGAGAGCTGAATG AGTCTGCCCAGATTTTTCCAGGCTCCCAGCGGCAGCAAGAAGCCGTGACCCTGCCCCCAAGTCTTCACCTGCAGATCCTGAGCATCCCGGGCTGGAACTACAGCTCCAACCACACGGAGCACCTGCAGGATCTCCAGAAAC CCTGCCGTGGAGTCTGCTTCCTCAGGGACTCCTCCTGGAGCTGGGAACAACTGAGTCCCACTCATCCTCTGAACTCAGGAAGCCTGACTATCCGGGgcttccattcattcactgaacaaCTGTCTCCTGTGCCAGGCG GCCATCGAGGGAAGGCCAAGGCTGACCTTCGCCGTGTCCTGCTGCGGCTCCACCACCTGTATGAGGAAGGCGAAGACCCGGTCCTATCTCAGCCAGTGAGGGTCAATCTGCAG GCTGTGCTGCAGGGGCTGGGGTCCGTGGGGGCAGTGGAGGAGCGCTCACTGACAGGGACCTGGGATGGGAACACACTACACCGCTGGAGCTGGAGGACACAGGAGCCGCCCCACCACAGAG GCAGCTCCAGATCTCACTCAACACCCCTGCAAGGCACCAAGGTCACCATCTACCCGAAGGAAATCCGGACATTTTTTATCCACTTTCGTAGCCATGAGTCCCTGGCAGACTCTGTGGCCCCAGGGAGGCCCCAGGAATCCCAGAAAAAGGAAGACGACCCAGGACATGGAAAAGCATGGAGGGATGGGGGATGA
- the MAN2B2 gene encoding epididymis-specific alpha-mannosidase isoform X11, whose product MWSVCWLPVLTQLLLLRFLVAQPVSPIRVFVVPHSHMDVGWIYTVQESLRAYAANVYTTVVEQLMLQKQRRFIAVEQEYFRLWWDGIASYRQKRQVRHLLATRRLEFVIGGQVMHDETVAHFDDQILQLTEGHGFLYETFGIRPRFSWQIDSFGASATTPTLFALAGFHAHVISRIDYALKDTMQNSQGLQFVWRGSPTLSAQQEIFTHVLDQYNYCSEGFNWDGTAVFPNSPPDRVFHPKSVPITWNNINYYVSLLVDNVKERATWFRTPHLLWPWGCDKQFFNASLQFSNMDPLLDFINSNSSKLGISVEYATLADYFEAVQAHNASWRVHTHGDFLPYSSDPFQAWTGFYASRSGLKALARRASALLYAGESMFTRYMWPAPHQHLDPAWALKQLQRLRWAVSEVQHHDAITGTQSPKVRDMYEENLSSGMQGVQELMASIVRDRTPAHSDQEPVGHSAAVYNPLAWTVTTIVTLTVGFSRVSVTDESGQQVAAQIQESKKTQSAYDLHVLTTIPGLSYRYYSIRSTEGTQEETNQLGASLARTSNFGRKKKTPARPRDRHLIHVENDCYTVFLDRDTNLLHSIWERGSNRTVQVTQEFMEYHANADLKYGFVSDNFVFMPIDSAKRPWNSVGMQIVAGKLMTEIRQYFYRKVGDRNHTYAIYSRLAHVPLAQGAELLCRRIEQEYRVGPLELNREAILRTSTSLHNKQVLHSDNNGYQMQRRVFQKYSSNGIARNYYPMAQSAFIEDGRSRLVLLSKQAHGVSSQENGQVEVMLHRRLWNNFDWALDYDLTLNDTSTVYPVLWLLLGPQSLTTRLRQRCGLALQRAPVVLLRELNESAQIFPGSQRQQEAVTLPPSLHLQILSIPGWNYSSNHTEHLQDLQKPCRGVCFLRDSSWSWEQLSPTHPLNSGSLTIRGFHSFTEQLSPVPGGHRGKAKADLRRVLLRLHHLYEEGEDPVLSQPVRVNLQAAPDLTQHPCKAPRSPSTRRKSGHFLSTFVAMSPWQTLWPQGGPRNPRKRKTTQDMEKHGGMGDEQLSA is encoded by the exons gagAGCCTGCGGGCCTATGCTGCCAACGTCTATACCACAGTGGTGGAGCAGCTGATGCTCCAGAAGCAGCGCAGGTTCATCGCGGTGGAGCAGGAGTACTTCCGGCTGTGGTGGGATGGCATCGCCTCCTACAGGCAGAAACGCCAG GTCCGCCATCTCCTGGCCACGAGACGCCTGGAGTTTGTCATCGGGGGCCAGGTCATGCATGATGAGACCGTGGCCCACTTTGATGACCAGATCCTACAGCTCACAG AAGGACACGGCTTCCTGTACGAAACCTTTGGGATCCGGCCAAGGTTCTCCTGGCAAATCGACTCCTTTGGTGCATCTGCCACGACCCCCACCCTATTTGCCCTGGCGGGCTTCCATGCCCACGTCATCTCCCGCATCGACTATGCCCTGAAGGACACCATGCAGAACTCGCAG GGGCTGCAGTTTGTGTGGCGAGGGTCCCCAACCCTATCAGCTCAGCAGGAAATCTTCACGCATGTCTTGGACCAGTACAACTACTGCTC GGAAGGCTTTAACTGGGACGGCACTGCAGTCTTCCCGAACTCACCGCCAGACAGGGTATTTCACCCGAAGTCTGTACCCATCACTTGGAACAATATCAATTACTATGTCAGTCTCCTTGTGGACAATGTGAAGGAGCGAGCCACCTGGTTCCGGACACCGCACCTCCTCTGGCCCTGG GGCTGTGACAAGCAGTTCTTCAACGCGTCGCTGCAGTTCTCCAACATGGACCCGCTGCTGGACTTCATCAACAGTAACTCGTCCAAGCTCGGCATCTCCGTGGAGTACGCCACGCTGGCCGACTACTTCGAGGCGGTGCAGGCTCACAACGCCTCGTGGCGCGTCCACACCCACGGGGACTTCCTGCCCTATTCCTCCG ATCCATTTCAGGCCTGGACGGGCTTCTACGCCTCCCGCAGTGGGCTCAAGGCGCTGGCGAGGCGAGCCAGTGCTCTGTTGTATGCCGGGGAGTCCATGTTCACACGCTACATGTGGCCTGCCCCCCACCAGCACCTGGACCCGGCCTGGGCCCTGAAGCAGCTCCAGAGGCTCCGCTGGGCAGTCTCCGAG GTCCAGCACCATGATGCCATCACTGGGACCCAGAGCCCCAAGGTGAGAGACATGTACGAGGAGAATCTGAGCTCAGGGATGCAGGGTGTGCAGGAACTGATGGCCTCCATCGTCCGTGACAGGACCCCAGCCCACTCGG ACCAGGAACCTGTGGGACACTCTGCCGCGGTCTACAACCCCCTGGCCTGGACGGTCACCACCATTGTTACCCTGACTGTGGGCTTCTCCAGGGTCAGCGTCACAGATGAGTCAGGCCAGCAAGTGGCTGCACAG ATCCAGGAATCAAAGAAGACACAATCTGCATATGACCTGCATGTGCTGACCACAATCCCAGGGCTCAGTTACCGATACTACAGCATCAGGAGCACCGAGGGGACCCAGGAGGAGACGAACCAGTTGGGTGCCAGTCTGGCCAGAACCTCCAACTTTGGCCGCAAGAAAAAGACACCTGCTCGTCCAAGGGACAGGCACCTGATTCACGTGGAGAATGACTGTTATACTGTGTTCCTGGACCGGGACACTAACCTACTGCACAGCATCTGGGAGAG AGGGAGTAACCGCACAGTGCAGGTGACCCAGGAGTTCATGGAATACCATGCCAATGCTGATTTGAAATATGGCTTTGTATCTGATAATTTTGTGTTTATGCCCATCGACTCTGCAAAGCGCCCATGGAACAGTGTGGGAATGCAGATTGTGGCGGGAAAGCTCATGACTGAGATCCGGCAATACTTCTACAG GAAGGTGGGGGACAGGAATCACACATATGCCATCTACTCCCGGCTCGCCCACGTGCCCCTGGCCCAGGGAGCGGAGCTGCTGTGCCGGCGCATCGAGCAGGAGTACCGGGTGGGCCCCTTGGAGCTGAACCGCGAGGCCATCCTGAGGACCAGCACCAGTCTCCACAACAAGCAGGTCCTCCACTCAGACAACAACGGCTACCAGATGCAGCGGAGAGTCTTCCAGAAATACTCGAGCAATGGCATCGCCCGG AATTACTACCCCATGGCTCAGTCCGCCTTCATTGAGGACGGCAGAAGCAGGCTGGTGCTGCTGTCCAAGCAGGCACACGGCGTGTCCAGCCAAGAGAACGGGCAGGTGGAG GTCATGCTCCATCGCCGGCTTTGGAACAATTTTGATTGGGCTCTGGATTATGATCTCACCCTGAATGACACCTCCACTGTCTACCCTGTGCTCTGGCTCCTGCTGGGACCCCAGTCTCTCACCACCCGCCTGCGTCAGAGGTGTGGGCTAGCGCTGCAGCGCGCACCCGTAGTGCTATTAAGAGAGCTGAATG AGTCTGCCCAGATTTTTCCAGGCTCCCAGCGGCAGCAAGAAGCCGTGACCCTGCCCCCAAGTCTTCACCTGCAGATCCTGAGCATCCCGGGCTGGAACTACAGCTCCAACCACACGGAGCACCTGCAGGATCTCCAGAAAC CCTGCCGTGGAGTCTGCTTCCTCAGGGACTCCTCCTGGAGCTGGGAACAACTGAGTCCCACTCATCCTCTGAACTCAGGAAGCCTGACTATCCGGGgcttccattcattcactgaacaaCTGTCTCCTGTGCCAGGCG GCCATCGAGGGAAGGCCAAGGCTGACCTTCGCCGTGTCCTGCTGCGGCTCCACCACCTGTATGAGGAAGGCGAAGACCCGGTCCTATCTCAGCCAGTGAGGGTCAATCTGCAG GCAGCTCCAGATCTCACTCAACACCCCTGCAAGGCACCAAGGTCACCATCTACCCGAAGGAAATCCGGACATTTTTTATCCACTTTCGTAGCCATGAGTCCCTGGCAGACTCTGTGGCCCCAGGGAGGCCCCAGGAATCCCAGAAAAAGGAAGACGACCCAGGACATGGAAAAGCATGGAGGGATGGGGGATGAACAGCTGTCTGCCTGA